The following coding sequences lie in one Portunus trituberculatus isolate SZX2019 chromosome 12, ASM1759143v1, whole genome shotgun sequence genomic window:
- the LOC123502912 gene encoding methylmalonic aciduria and homocystinuria type D homolog, mitochondrial-like isoform X1 produces the protein MAARLLYSGDRVVTVSARSLRSLCAGRRLFSSQGSNNSNEATPSPDVKEVATGTCTSEQLDTWLDIRAGIFGPSDQRLPLPGNVGLSQHLGTPTRAPPPPQLTSVLPRAPIPDILTYKTNHENQLQALGQCSPEELPDFEESTKAAPAMPPHPADVLECKVQKCPDLIKKDFLDLFPGRNLRDGPLSVVTLSQRTKHDMSCWSEDMENEREELQLYFILAAEDICAILQREGYWADFIDPASGRPFLGQFTNSTLFETDERYRHLGFRIDDLGCCKVISHRNWGTHVFVGAIFTNAPMDSEVLEQALTKHERSRSPTEH, from the exons ATGGCAGCTCGG CTGCTGTACTCTGGCGACCGTGTAGTAACAGTTTCAGCGAGGAGTCTGCGTTCGCTGTGTGCCGGCCGCAGGTTATTCTCCAGCCAGGGCAGCAACAACTCCAACGAAGCCACCCCCTCGCCTGATGTCAAGGAGGTAGCCACAGGTACTTGCACTTCAG AGCAATTGGACACATGGTTGGACATCCGAGCAGGTATTTTTGGCCCCAGTGACCAGCGACTGCCCCTGCCCGGCAATGTGGGGCTGAGTCAACACCTCGGCACCCCCACCCGtgccccacccccaccacagcTCACCTCTGTCCTGCCCCGAGCCCCCATACCCGACATTCTCACCTACAAGACCAACCACGAAAACCAACTGCAG GCGCTGGGTCAGTGCAGCCCTGAGGAACTGCCAGACTTTGAGGAGTCCACCAAAGCAGCCCCTGCCATGCCTCCTCACCCTGCCGACGTGCTGGAGTGTAAGGTGCAGAAGTGCCCTGACCTCATCAAGAAAG ACTTCCTGGACCTGTTTCCGGGCCGCAACCTGAGGGATGGTCCACTATCTGTGGTGACGCTGAGCCAGAGGACCAAGCACGACATGAGCTGCTGGTCCGAGGACatggagaatgagagggaggagctGCAGCTTTAT tttatcCTTGCTGCGGAGGATATCTGTGCCATCCTACAGCGTGAGGGTTACTGGGCGGACTTCATTGATCCAGCATCTGGCCGCCCTTTCCTAGGCCAGTTCACTAACTCCACACTCTTCGAGACGGACGAACGTTACCGCCACCTGGGCTTCCGAATAGACGACCTGGGATGCTGCAAGGTCATCTCTCACCGTAACTGGGGCACACACGTGTTTGTGG GTGCCATCTTCACCAATGCTCCCATGGACTCTGAGGTGCTGGAGCAGGCACTCACCAAGCACGAGAGGAGCCGCTCCCCCACTGAACACTAA
- the LOC123502912 gene encoding methylmalonic aciduria and homocystinuria type D homolog, mitochondrial-like isoform X2 yields the protein MAARLLYSGDRVVTVSARSLRSLCAGRRLFSSQGSNNSNEATPSPDVKEVATEQLDTWLDIRAGIFGPSDQRLPLPGNVGLSQHLGTPTRAPPPPQLTSVLPRAPIPDILTYKTNHENQLQALGQCSPEELPDFEESTKAAPAMPPHPADVLECKVQKCPDLIKKDFLDLFPGRNLRDGPLSVVTLSQRTKHDMSCWSEDMENEREELQLYFILAAEDICAILQREGYWADFIDPASGRPFLGQFTNSTLFETDERYRHLGFRIDDLGCCKVISHRNWGTHVFVGAIFTNAPMDSEVLEQALTKHERSRSPTEH from the exons ATGGCAGCTCGG CTGCTGTACTCTGGCGACCGTGTAGTAACAGTTTCAGCGAGGAGTCTGCGTTCGCTGTGTGCCGGCCGCAGGTTATTCTCCAGCCAGGGCAGCAACAACTCCAACGAAGCCACCCCCTCGCCTGATGTCAAGGAGGTAGCCACAG AGCAATTGGACACATGGTTGGACATCCGAGCAGGTATTTTTGGCCCCAGTGACCAGCGACTGCCCCTGCCCGGCAATGTGGGGCTGAGTCAACACCTCGGCACCCCCACCCGtgccccacccccaccacagcTCACCTCTGTCCTGCCCCGAGCCCCCATACCCGACATTCTCACCTACAAGACCAACCACGAAAACCAACTGCAG GCGCTGGGTCAGTGCAGCCCTGAGGAACTGCCAGACTTTGAGGAGTCCACCAAAGCAGCCCCTGCCATGCCTCCTCACCCTGCCGACGTGCTGGAGTGTAAGGTGCAGAAGTGCCCTGACCTCATCAAGAAAG ACTTCCTGGACCTGTTTCCGGGCCGCAACCTGAGGGATGGTCCACTATCTGTGGTGACGCTGAGCCAGAGGACCAAGCACGACATGAGCTGCTGGTCCGAGGACatggagaatgagagggaggagctGCAGCTTTAT tttatcCTTGCTGCGGAGGATATCTGTGCCATCCTACAGCGTGAGGGTTACTGGGCGGACTTCATTGATCCAGCATCTGGCCGCCCTTTCCTAGGCCAGTTCACTAACTCCACACTCTTCGAGACGGACGAACGTTACCGCCACCTGGGCTTCCGAATAGACGACCTGGGATGCTGCAAGGTCATCTCTCACCGTAACTGGGGCACACACGTGTTTGTGG GTGCCATCTTCACCAATGCTCCCATGGACTCTGAGGTGCTGGAGCAGGCACTCACCAAGCACGAGAGGAGCCGCTCCCCCACTGAACACTAA